The Streptomyces sp. NBC_00162 sequence CTTCTCCTTGGTGCCGAAGGCGTCGAACAGGTCCAGGGTCCGCTGCCGGGGGTTCCCTTCGTCGTCCCACTGCAGCAGGAACAGCAGCGGAATGGTGACTTGCCGGGCCTCCTCGCGCTGGGCGAGGGGCACGTAACCCCCGGCGAAGAAACCGGCGGCCGCGATGCGCGGCTCGACCGCCGCCAGCCGAATGCCGACGGCGGTCCACCCCGAGAACCCGACCGGGCCGCCGATCTCGGGCAGCGAAAGGAGGGCGTCCAGGGTGGTCCGCCATTCCGGGACCGCCTTTTCGACCAGCGGGCCGATGAAGGACTCGAAGATCTCATCGACCGGCTCGCCGGCCTGCATCGCCCGGCGGAGGTCGGCGCGGACCTGCTCGTCGGCGGCTGAACGGGGCCGGTCACCGCACCCGGGGGCGTCGATGCTGGCCACCGCGTAGCCGGACGCCGCGCAGTGCCGGGCCCGGGCAACCAGCCGGGCTGCCCCCTTGGGCAGGCCGTTGTTGTGGGCCATCAGGATCAGCGGGGTCGGTGCGGCGGATTCAGGGGTCCACAGGGTTCCGGGGATCTCGCCGAGGGTGAATTCGCGCTCGAGGACGCCGTCGTCGAGGCGCTGTTCAGAAATGAATTGCATGGTCGTGCCTTTCGGGAGGGCTCAGAGACGGCGCTCCCGGACGACCTATCGCCCGGCCGTGACCCCGGAGGGGAGCACCCATGTCGATACTGCGTTCACGGGTACCACCTCCTCGTTCTCTGGCACGGCTTCAGGGAAAGTAGCAGTGGTCGCCTGGTCCGCCAAACGGTTTCTTGCGCGGACTCCGCGGCGTTCCTGGCCGGGCGCGCGGGCCGCCACTGACGCGAACCCACCGCATACCATGAACCGTTCCGGGGGTCCGGGACAGGACTCGGACC is a genomic window containing:
- a CDS encoding dienelactone hydrolase family protein, whose product is MQFISEQRLDDGVLEREFTLGEIPGTLWTPESAAPTPLILMAHNNGLPKGAARLVARARHCAASGYAVASIDAPGCGDRPRSAADEQVRADLRRAMQAGEPVDEIFESFIGPLVEKAVPEWRTTLDALLSLPEIGGPVGFSGWTAVGIRLAAVEPRIAAAGFFAGGYVPLAQREEARQVTIPLLFLLQWDDEGNPRQRTLDLFDAFGTKEKTLHANLGGHTGTPWFEVEDGTRFFGRHLK